From Serratia fonticola:
TAACCGGTTTTGCTGTTCTTACGCCATTGGAAATCCAGACGCACCGGTGGGCGACCCCCTTTATCGATGATGGTCACGCGGATCGCGATGATATCGGCATTGCCTAGCGGCTGTTCAGGTTCGATCTGATAGGTCTGGCCCTGGTACATGGCTAACGCCTGACCATACGCCTGCTCCAGATAAGCCTGGAAGGCGGCGAAGTAAGCTTCACGCTGGGCTGGCGTAGCGTCTTTGTAGTAACGGCCCAGCACCAACGCACCAGCATATTTCACCTGCACGAACGGCATCAGCTCTTCATGCACGATGGTGCGTAGGTAGTTGGGATCCTGCTTGATCTTTGGCTGCTCGCTTTTCAGGCGGGTGAAGGTTTTCTGCGCAGCGTCTTGCATCAGGCTGTATGGGTTAGTCTGATCGACCGCATTAGCTAGCGGTGCAACCACCAGCAGGGCAACCATTAAAAAACGTTTAAACATGCAGGTTTCCTCGATTAGTGAGTTGTAGCGGAATGCGCAGCGGCATCCGGTGCCGGAGCTGCAGCGGTGCCATCCGGTGAATTCGGGCTATCCTGACCACCGCTCTTGTAGAGGAACTGGCCGATCAAGTCTTCCAGCACCATGGCTGATTTGGTGTCCTGAATGGTCCCACCATCCTTAAGGATAGTCGTGCCCATCTCGGGATCTTCAAAACCGACGTTCAGCGCCAGATACTGTTCACCCAGCAGGCCAGAGGTGCGGATCGCCAGCGAGCTGGTGTCCGGGATCTGGTTGTATTGTTGCTGGATATCCAGCGCCACGCGTGGTGTGTAGGTCTTCGGGTCGAGCGAGATAGCCGCAACCCGGCCAATCATCACCCCACCAATCTTCACTGGTGAACGCGCTTTCAAACCACCGATATTATCGAAGGTGGCGTAGATACGGTAAGTCGGTTCATTACCGATCGATTTAATATTGGCCACCTGGAGGCAGAGGAAGATGATGGCGCACAGCGCAATCAGCATAAATGCCCCAACCCAGATTTCACTCTTCTTCGTTTGCATCAAATCAATTCCCAAACATCAGTGCAGTCAGCACGAAATCCAATCCCAACACCGCCAGTGACGAATGTACCACGGTCCTTGTCGTTGCCTGACTAATCCCTTCAGAGGTCGGTACGGCATCATAACCATTGAAGATCGCAATCCAGCTAACGGTAATGGCAAACACCACGCTCTTGATCAGGCAGTTAAGTAAATCCTGACGCCATTCAACGGCCCCTTGCATCGCCGACCAGAAGAAACCGCTGTCGATCCCTTTCCAGTCCACGCCGACAATCGCACCGCCCCAGATACCGATGGCCACGAAAATAATCGTCAGCAGCGGCATGCTGATAAGACCGGCCCAGAAACGTGGAGCAACAATACGCCGCAGCGGATCGATCGCCATCATTTCCAGGCTGGAGATCTGCTCGGTGGCCTTCATCAGACCAATTTCGGCCGTCAGAGCTGAACCGGCG
This genomic window contains:
- the mlaC gene encoding phospholipid-binding protein MlaC is translated as MFKRFLMVALLVVAPLANAVDQTNPYSLMQDAAQKTFTRLKSEQPKIKQDPNYLRTIVHEELMPFVQVKYAGALVLGRYYKDATPAQREAYFAAFQAYLEQAYGQALAMYQGQTYQIEPEQPLGNADIIAIRVTIIDKGGRPPVRLDFQWRKNSKTGYWQAYDMIAEGVSMITTKQNEWASTLRLKGVDGLTQQLQAAAKQPITLDQKN
- the mlaD gene encoding outer membrane lipid asymmetry maintenance protein MlaD encodes the protein MQTKKSEIWVGAFMLIALCAIIFLCLQVANIKSIGNEPTYRIYATFDNIGGLKARSPVKIGGVMIGRVAAISLDPKTYTPRVALDIQQQYNQIPDTSSLAIRTSGLLGEQYLALNVGFEDPEMGTTILKDGGTIQDTKSAMVLEDLIGQFLYKSGGQDSPNSPDGTAAAPAPDAAAHSATTH
- the mlaE gene encoding lipid asymmetry maintenance ABC transporter permease subunit MlaE, giving the protein MFLKALASLGRRGINTSAAFGRAGLMLFHALIGRPEPRKQWPLLLKQLHSVGVQSLLIIMVSGLFIGMVLGLQGYIVLTTYSAEASLGMMVALSLLRELGPVVTALLFAGRAGSALTAEIGLMKATEQISSLEMMAIDPLRRIVAPRFWAGLISMPLLTIIFVAIGIWGGAIVGVDWKGIDSGFFWSAMQGAVEWRQDLLNCLIKSVVFAITVSWIAIFNGYDAVPTSEGISQATTRTVVHSSLAVLGLDFVLTALMFGN